In the Spirochaetota bacterium genome, GAAGAATATCCGCGACCGCGCCCTCTCCCTTATAACCATCGCCCATCCGAAATTCAGGGAGTGGCTCCTGGCGGAGGCGAAAAAGCTGAACCTGGTGCAGGGTGACCATGAGTGGATCGACGGCGCCCTGGGCGAGTATCCGGCCCACCTGGAGACCTACCGGAAAACCGGGGACGGACTCCTGTTCCTCCTGCGTCCCGTCAAGGTCAGCGACGTGGAAAACCTGAGGCTCTTCTTTTACTCGCTCTCGGACCAGAGCATGTACACCAGGTTCTTTTCCACCATCGAGTTCGTGCCGCAGAAAACGATACGCAGGTTCACCGTCATCGACTATTCCAGGGAGATGACGATCCTGGCCGTGATCGAGGAAGAGGGAATGGAAACGGTCATCGGCATAGGTCAGTACGTGGTGGAAAAGGGAAAGCTCGCGGCCGAGATCTCGCTCCTGGTGAGGGATGACTACCAGAACCGCGGCATCGGCAGCATCCTGATGGATTATGTGTTCGCAGCCGCCCAGCGCGAGGGGATACTGGAGATGTCGGCCACGGTGATGAGGGAGAACGCGAAAATGCTCCACCTGTTCTACAAGACCGGGCTGCCTGTCACCGCCGTTGAGAGTACCGATGCGGTGCGCCTTACGATGCCCCTGGCATAATTAATCATTGACGGGGTTGTTCCGTCCTTTTTCATGACAAGTAAAATATCATATGAACTTTATAAAAAGCATTTTCAGGCGAAAAACAATCAATGACATGCTCGCCGGAGTGTCCCAGGACGGCCTTGGGCTGAGGCGGGTCCTCACCGCGCCGGACCTGGTCCTCCTGGGGATCGGCGGCATCATCGGCGCCGGGATATTCGCCACCGTGGGCACGGCCACGGTGGGCGACACGGTCAGGCCCGGGGCGGGTCCCGCCATCATTCTATCCTTCGTGATTACAGGCATTGCCTGCGGGTTCACGGCACTTTGCTACGCGGAGCTCTCGTCGATGGTCCCGGTATCGGGCTCCGCCTATACCTACGCCTATCTCACCATGGGGGAGTTCGTCGCCTGGATCATCGGCTGGGACCTGATGCTGGAATACGCCATAGGCAACGTGGCCATAGCGATTTCCTGGTCCGGCTATTTCAAGGAGCTCCTCCGCGGTTTCGGCATCGCCATCCCTTCATGGCTTGTCACCGACTACCGGAGCGCCCTCCATGGGGACACGATCTACAGCGCCGTGGAGCTGCTAAAGAAGGGCGTCTCCATTGATCATATCGCCGCTCTCAAGGGCGCCGGCGCCTATATCGCGGAGCAGTTGGCTGCAGGGAACACCCTTGATAAGATCGCCGCCGGTTTTCAGAACGCCCATGAAGCGATAGCCTTGGCGCCGAAGATCTTCGGCATCCCCGTCGTGTTCAACCTCCCGGCGGTGTGCATCGTGGCCCTGATCACGATCGTGCTCTACCGCGGTATCAGGGAATCGGCGCGGTTTAACACCATCATGGTTATTCTGAAGCTCCTGGTCCTCGGATTCTTTGTCGCGGTCGGCTTTTTCTACGTGAAGCCGGACAACTGGACGCCCTTCATGCCCAACGGGTGGAGCGGGGTTCAGGCCGGGGCGGCCATCGTGTTTTTCGCCTACCTTGGCTTTGACGCGGTATCGACCGTGGCGGAGGAGACCGTAAATCCCCGCCGCAACCTTCCCATCGGCATCATTGGGTCCCTTGTCATCTGCACCATCGTATACGTGGTGGTCGCGGCTATACTCACCGGGATGATCCCTCTCACGGCCTTCAACCAGTCGAACAAGGCGGAGCCCCTTACCGTGGCCATGACCTTTCACCATCTGGACTGGGCCGCAGGCTTCATAGCCCTCGGCTCGGTGGTGGCTCACACGGCCGTGCTAATCGTGCAGCAGACCGGGCAGACGCGCATCTTTTTTTCCATGGGCCGGGACGGGCTCCTGCCGCGGTCCTTCTCGAAGGTGCATCCCCGGTACCGGACACCCCATGTCAACATCGTGATCACGGGCCTCTTCGTGGGATTCTTCGCGGCCTTCACGAACATCGACGAGATGGTGGACCTGACCAACGTGGGGACCCTCTTTGCCTTCATGCTGGTGTGCCTCGGCGTCATCATACTGAGAAAGATCGAGCCGACCCGGGATCGAGGCTTCCGGGTGCCCTTTGTCCTGGGAGTGGCACTGGCCGGTATCGTCATGTGCATGTACCTGATGGCGGGTCTTCCGGCCGTCACTTTCATCAGGTTCTTCCTCTGGCTGGTCATTGGTTCGGTAATTTACTTTTCCTACGGCTACTGGCATAGCGGAAGGAGGAACGGGAAAATGGAGCGATCAGCCCCCTAAATCCCCCGGAGGGGGACATCTCTGACAATTATCAATCATAATAATAAGGATGATCAATGCGTTACGAAGGAAATATATTCAGGCCCTTCAGCGAGGCCAACAGCTACCTGCTCCAGTGCACAGTCGGCTGCTCCCATAACAAGTGCACTTTCTGCGCCATGTACAAGGACAAGAAGTTCCGCGTGCGCGGCCTGGACGAGATCAAGGAAGATATCCGCATGGCGGCCGATGCCTATGGCGACGTGGAAAAGGTCTTTCTCTGCGACGGCGACGCCATAGAGATCGAAACGGGGATCCTTCTTGAGATCCTGGCGGAGCTCAGGAAGGCTTTTCCCTCCCTGCGCCACGTCGGGTCCTACGTGGGACCGGCCAGCACCCTGCGCAAATCGATGGAGGAGCTGAAAAGCCTGAGGGACGCGGGCCTGACCAAGGCCTATCTCGGCGTTGAGACCGGCGACGAAAGGCTCCTCAAGGAAGTGAACAAGGGCGTGACCTATGACGAGATGCTCAGGGCAGGGAGAAACCTCATCGAGTCCGGCATGAACCTTTCTTCCATGATACTTCTCGGCCTTGCCGGCAGGGGGCCCCGCTCGGAGGAGCATGCCCTGGCCACGGCGAAGATCACCAACGAGATGGCGCCCCAGTACCTGGCCGCCCTGACGGTGACGCCGGTCCCCGGCACCGTGCTCTATTCAAGAATGCAGAAAGGAGAATTCCAACTCCTCGATCCCTTCGAGACCCTGGAGGAGATGAAGCTCCTTTTCGAGAACCTTACGGTGGATAACATGAAGTTCGTGGGGATCCACGCGTCGAACTACCTGCCCGTCAACGGCACGCTGCAGAGGGACAAGGCGCGCATGCTGGAGACGATCAATTCCGTGCTGGCGTCAAGGGACCGGTCAGCCATACGGTCGGATGAAAAGAGGGGATTGTGATATACGCGGGGGTTCATCGCTCGCCCGCCTCGTATAACCTCCATGTTGACTTGGAGGGACCGGCGACGTCCCTGTCGCCTCCTCGCTGATGAACCCACCGCGTTATATGCATAATCATCTTGGACAAGAACTTAAAAAAAATAATGAAACTATTGACATCACATAGCCTTTCAAGGATTTATGTTAGGATGATGATAATTGACAATTGCTTCCAATCCGGAGGGATCAGATGAAGGTGCTCGGTTCCAGGGAATTGCTGGCCGATGTTCTCGAAAAAGAGCTCTGTATCGGCTGCGGCGCCTGCGTTTCCCTCTGTCCATATTTCAAGTCCTATAACGGTAAGACAGCCATGGTCTTTCCCTGCACCCAGGAGCAGGGCCGCTGCTTCGCCTACTGCCCCAAGGTAGAGGTTGATCTCGATGCCGTGTCCCGGAGCATCTTCGGTTCTTCCTATTCCATGGAGCCCCTGGGACCGGCAATATCCGTCATGATGTCCCGGGCCGGAAAGAAGGCGGCCGGCGATAATTTCCAGTGCGGCGGAACCGTGACGGCCCTCATGATCTACGCCCTTGCCGAAAAGCTCTGCGACGCCGCTGTCCTGACCGGCAGGGAAGGACTCGACGCCGTACCGGCCATTGTCACCGATCCCGGCGACGTGAAAAACTTCGCTTCATCAAAATACACCTCGGCACCGACACTGGCCGCCTTTAACCGTGCGGTAGATGAAGGATATAAACACATAGGCGTGGTGGCCACGCCGTGCCAGGTCCTGGCCCTGGCCCAGATGCGCTCGAACCCCATGGCCAGCAAGGATTTTTCCGATCCCACTTCCCTGGTGGTGGGGCTCTTCTGCACCTGGTCCCTGGACTTCCGGGACTTCCGCCGCCTCCTTGCAGGCAGGGTAGATATCAATGACGTCAAGAAGTTTGATATACCGCCGCCGCCGGCGGAAGTAATGAAGGTCTATACTTCAAAGGGCGCCATCGAGATACCCCTGGCGGAGATCCGCGCCACGGTGCCAAATTCCTGCGACTATTGCTTTGACATGACCTCTGAATTTTCCGATATATCGGTGGGCGTTGTGGAGGGGCGGGACGCCATGAACACTCTCATCATCAGGACAGGCCGGGGCCGCGCGGCCATTGACGGCGCGGTAAAGGCGGGCTACCTCGAAATCGAGGATATGCCGGCGGAAAACCTTGAGCGCCTCACAATCGCGGCCGGCAACAAGAAGAAGCGCGCCCTTAAAAAGGGCCTCGGGGAAGGAATGATCAACACCACGGACGGCCGCTGGTCGATCATCCGTGTGGATTCCAAAACCGCTGGCGCGATATAGGGGAACCGGAGGATATCTGACATGTCATACCTGTTCGACACAACCGAAGGCGCCCGCTACTTGATGATGGGCAATGACGCCATCGTCCGCGGCGCCCTGGAGGCCAATGTCAATGTCGCCAGCGCCTACCCGGGCACGCCCTCGTCCGAAATAATCGAAAACCTCTCAAAGGCCTCGCAGAAGCGCAATATATACGTGGAGTGGTCGGTCAATGAAAAGGTCGCCCTGGAAGTAGCCTTCGCCGCCTCCATCGCCGGCCTCCGCTCCCTGTGCGCCATGAAGCAGAACGGCGTCAACGTGGCGTCCGATTTTCTTCTTCATGTGGCCCTGTCCGGCACGCGGGGCGGCACCGTGCTGCTCCACTGCGACGATCCCGGTGCCCTTTCGAGCATCAACGAGGGGGAATCGCGCCACTTTGCCCGCATGATCGAATTGCCCCTGCTGGAGCCGGGTGACTTCCAGGAGGCCAAGGAGATGACGAAGTGGGCCTTTGAGCTATCCGAAGAACTGCGCTCCATCGTCATCATGCGGAGCGTGACGCGACTCTCCCACGCCAGCGGCAACGTGACCCTGGGGAGGCTCACTGAGCCGTCGGGCACGGCTCGCTTCAAGTTCGAGTCGATCCCGGGCGATCCCGATTCCGGACCGGTCATTACCATGCCGGTGCCGCCGCACCACGCCCTGCTCCAGGAAAAGCTGAAAAAAGCCGTTGCCATCTTCGAAAATTCTCCCTTCAACACCTACACGGGCCCTGAAAAGCCTGATCTCCTCATCATAACCTGCAGCGCCTGCAATCTTTACAGCAGGGAAGCAGTGCACCTCCTCAACGCGAAGGATCGGGTGGGCATACTGAAGATCGGCACGACCTGGCCCCTGCCGCCGAAGCTGATCAAAAAGAATCTGGCCATGGCAGATAAAATCCTCTTTGTCGAAGAGGTGCTTCCGTTCCTTGAAGAGAACGTGAAGGTCATAGCGGCCGAAACCGCCGCCGAGGTGGGCATCAAGAAATTCTACGGCAAAAACGACGGCGCCATGCCCACGATCAACGAGCTGAACCCGGATATCGTGGTAGACGCGATCAGTAAAATCCTTAACATCGAATATACCGCCATGGAGGATGGATACGCGAAGCGCGCGAAGGAACGCCTGGCGGCCCTTGCGCCGGTCCGCGACCTGACCTTTTGCCCCGGGTGTCCCCACCGGGCTTCCTTCTGGAACCTCCACAACGCCCTGGCCATCGACAACCGCCGCGGCTTTGTCTGCGGAGACATAGGGTGCTACACCCTGGGGTTCCTTCCCTGCGGGTTCAGCACCATGAAGACGTCCCATTCCATGGGCTCCGGCATCGGCATCGCCAGCGGCTTCGGCAAGCTCACGCAGTTCGGCATGGACCAGCCGATTCTGGCGGTCTGCGGAGATTCCACCTTCTTCCACGCGGCCATCCCGGCCCTGGTTAACGCCATACATAATAAATCAGACGTGATATTCGTGCTCCTCGACAACAGCGGCACCGCCATGACCGGCTTCCAGCCGCACCCGGGGACGCCCCTGGATGCGACGGGGGGAGACCTCCCCATCATCGATCCGGCCGCGGTGTGCCGCTCCCTGGGGGCCACGGTGGAATACGCCGATCCCTTTGATACGGAAGAGACACAGAAGAAGCTCCTGGCCCTCATGGATGAGAAGGGCGCCCGGGTCCTCATCATGAAGCAGATGTGCGCCCTGTCGCCGGAAAAGAAGGGGAAAAAGAAATTCGAGGTCAGGGTCGACCAGGACATTTGCCGGGGCGATACCTGCGGGTGCAGCCGCCTCTGCACGCGAATATTCCGCTGTCCCGGCCTTGTGTGGGATCGGGAGCGCCAGGCCGCGTTGATCGACGAGGTCATTTGCGCCGGCTGCGGCGTCTGCTCCACCATCTGCCCGGCTGGAGCCATCAGCAAAACGGAGGCCGGCCGATGAAATCCGTAAATCTGGCTTATGATCCCTATAACGCGATAATCACCGGCGTGGGCGGCCAGGGGAACGTGATGGCCTCCCGAATCCTGGGGAACATCCTGTCCCGCAAGGGATATTACGTAACCATCGGCGAGACCTTCGGCGTTTCCCAGCGGGGCGGTTCGGTCATGAGCCACCTGCGCATCTCGAAGCAGTCCGTCTGGAGCCCCCAGATACCCCGGGGACAGGCCCATATCATCGTGGCCCTGGAGCCCACCGAGGCTATCCGGGTGATCGCGGCGTACGGCAATCCCTCCGTGAGGGTCCTCAGCAACACCAGGCCGATACACCCGGTGGGAGTCATCGCCGGTGAATTGAAGTATCCCACTACGGAAGAGATCCGGGAGGCCCTCGTAGAGCTTGCCTCCGAGGTTTCCCTCCTTGACGCCACGGACGAGGCCCTGAAGCTCGGCCAGCCGATCCTGGGCAATGTTATCATGATGGGGGCTGTCGCCGGCACCGGCGTGCTTCCCTTCGACGCCGATGATTTCAGGAGCGTCATTGCCGAAACCATGTCGCAGGACAAGGTCGATATAAACATGAAGGCCTTCAGGAAGGGAGAGGAGATGATCCGTGCGCAGCAGCAGAAATAAGCT is a window encoding:
- a CDS encoding indolepyruvate ferredoxin oxidoreductase — translated: MSYLFDTTEGARYLMMGNDAIVRGALEANVNVASAYPGTPSSEIIENLSKASQKRNIYVEWSVNEKVALEVAFAASIAGLRSLCAMKQNGVNVASDFLLHVALSGTRGGTVLLHCDDPGALSSINEGESRHFARMIELPLLEPGDFQEAKEMTKWAFELSEELRSIVIMRSVTRLSHASGNVTLGRLTEPSGTARFKFESIPGDPDSGPVITMPVPPHHALLQEKLKKAVAIFENSPFNTYTGPEKPDLLIITCSACNLYSREAVHLLNAKDRVGILKIGTTWPLPPKLIKKNLAMADKILFVEEVLPFLEENVKVIAAETAAEVGIKKFYGKNDGAMPTINELNPDIVVDAISKILNIEYTAMEDGYAKRAKERLAALAPVRDLTFCPGCPHRASFWNLHNALAIDNRRGFVCGDIGCYTLGFLPCGFSTMKTSHSMGSGIGIASGFGKLTQFGMDQPILAVCGDSTFFHAAIPALVNAIHNKSDVIFVLLDNSGTAMTGFQPHPGTPLDATGGDLPIIDPAAVCRSLGATVEYADPFDTEETQKKLLALMDEKGARVLIMKQMCALSPEKKGKKKFEVRVDQDICRGDTCGCSRLCTRIFRCPGLVWDRERQAALIDEVICAGCGVCSTICPAGAISKTEAGR
- a CDS encoding radical SAM protein, which encodes MRYEGNIFRPFSEANSYLLQCTVGCSHNKCTFCAMYKDKKFRVRGLDEIKEDIRMAADAYGDVEKVFLCDGDAIEIETGILLEILAELRKAFPSLRHVGSYVGPASTLRKSMEELKSLRDAGLTKAYLGVETGDERLLKEVNKGVTYDEMLRAGRNLIESGMNLSSMILLGLAGRGPRSEEHALATAKITNEMAPQYLAALTVTPVPGTVLYSRMQKGEFQLLDPFETLEEMKLLFENLTVDNMKFVGIHASNYLPVNGTLQRDKARMLETINSVLASRDRSAIRSDEKRGL
- a CDS encoding indolepyruvate oxidoreductase subunit beta, translated to MKSVNLAYDPYNAIITGVGGQGNVMASRILGNILSRKGYYVTIGETFGVSQRGGSVMSHLRISKQSVWSPQIPRGQAHIIVALEPTEAIRVIAAYGNPSVRVLSNTRPIHPVGVIAGELKYPTTEEIREALVELASEVSLLDATDEALKLGQPILGNVIMMGAVAGTGVLPFDADDFRSVIAETMSQDKVDINMKAFRKGEEMIRAQQQK
- a CDS encoding Coenzyme F420 hydrogenase/dehydrogenase, beta subunit C-terminal domain, yielding MKVLGSRELLADVLEKELCIGCGACVSLCPYFKSYNGKTAMVFPCTQEQGRCFAYCPKVEVDLDAVSRSIFGSSYSMEPLGPAISVMMSRAGKKAAGDNFQCGGTVTALMIYALAEKLCDAAVLTGREGLDAVPAIVTDPGDVKNFASSKYTSAPTLAAFNRAVDEGYKHIGVVATPCQVLALAQMRSNPMASKDFSDPTSLVVGLFCTWSLDFRDFRRLLAGRVDINDVKKFDIPPPPAEVMKVYTSKGAIEIPLAEIRATVPNSCDYCFDMTSEFSDISVGVVEGRDAMNTLIIRTGRGRAAIDGAVKAGYLEIEDMPAENLERLTIAAGNKKKRALKKGLGEGMINTTDGRWSIIRVDSKTAGAI
- a CDS encoding amino acid permease; this translates as MNFIKSIFRRKTINDMLAGVSQDGLGLRRVLTAPDLVLLGIGGIIGAGIFATVGTATVGDTVRPGAGPAIILSFVITGIACGFTALCYAELSSMVPVSGSAYTYAYLTMGEFVAWIIGWDLMLEYAIGNVAIAISWSGYFKELLRGFGIAIPSWLVTDYRSALHGDTIYSAVELLKKGVSIDHIAALKGAGAYIAEQLAAGNTLDKIAAGFQNAHEAIALAPKIFGIPVVFNLPAVCIVALITIVLYRGIRESARFNTIMVILKLLVLGFFVAVGFFYVKPDNWTPFMPNGWSGVQAGAAIVFFAYLGFDAVSTVAEETVNPRRNLPIGIIGSLVICTIVYVVVAAILTGMIPLTAFNQSNKAEPLTVAMTFHHLDWAAGFIALGSVVAHTAVLIVQQTGQTRIFFSMGRDGLLPRSFSKVHPRYRTPHVNIVITGLFVGFFAAFTNIDEMVDLTNVGTLFAFMLVCLGVIILRKIEPTRDRGFRVPFVLGVALAGIVMCMYLMAGLPAVTFIRFFLWLVIGSVIYFSYGYWHSGRRNGKMERSAP